Proteins encoded in a region of the Candidatus Poribacteria bacterium genome:
- a CDS encoding leucine-rich repeat domain-containing protein, which yields MKRFYTLCVFLLVLNSLLLSAYAQDNGVENEPPDPATWMPDANLRNAVRTALHLNANEPLTQQKLLNLNLLNAPQLGITDLTGLEYATNLSKLSVGGNQISDLTPLANLTNLTSLYIGGNPINDINPLAHLTNLKRLKLRWTQITDIRILADLVNLTYLRLEGTPITDTSPLWNLPSLSDVDIEIPSLIPDANLRAAVRTALGIETNLRITRDAMKSLTTLNATQLGITDLAGLEYATNLTHLYITNNLISDINPLAYLTNLRALSIGGNQISDLTPLANLTNLTGLYIGGNPISDINPLAHLTNLRRLGMRWTQITDIRILADLVNLKYLRLEGTPITDTSPLGNLPSLSDVDIEIPNLIPDANLRAAVYAALGIEPNLRITINAMRNLTTLNATQLGITDLTGLEYATNLRSLSVGGNQISDLTPLANLIGLTSLYMEDNLISDITPLANLTNLRQLGMLRNQVTDINVLAGLVNLEYLRLAGNPITNPCPLENLPNLTDVDIEISSFIADANLRAAVRTALGIEGSTCITREAMQDLTTLKAARLGITDLTGLEYATNLTHLYITNNLISDIAPLAYLTNLRVLSIGGNQISNLTPLANLIGLTGLYMEDNLISNINPLANLTNLRRLVMPRNQVTDINVLAGLVNLEYLRLAGNPITDTSPLRSLPGLTDVDVSIASPPQQENPQPQGESTHFDMDPPQDDRRQDDSGQSQQQQSPTIPQPQSGQQQQSSDPEPQSGQPQQPSTDPQTPTNQQPQQPITNPQPPTNQQPQQPSTDPQTPTNQQPQPPANQQPPALPPSELRQLPPVLEPEPEPPQALPQQQQPENEEEEEDDEEEDEEEEEEERDYQAECEAQGGQWFDGVCVRRPTPQELCEALGGTWDEDSETCDGVEGWAPSYPKNVFLLDRITLEQLDPATLEAQLDIWFAESDGSVLYLRSIALLENVLATRRPDKTHLLPNYPNPFNPETWIPYHLAKPSEVQITIYDTRGTVVRHLNLGHQQEGYYTSRSRAAYWDGCNDIGEKVSSGIYFYQFQADNVSLLRKMLILK from the coding sequence ATGAAACGTTTTTACACACTTTGTGTTTTTTTACTCGTTCTGAATAGCTTGCTTCTAAGTGCTTATGCCCAAGACAATGGAGTAGAGAATGAACCACCGGATCCTGCTACATGGATGCCGGATGCGAATCTCAGAAATGCAGTGAGGACTGCGCTTCATCTCAACGCAAACGAACCCCTCACACAACAGAAACTGCTAAACTTGAATCTCCTAAATGCTCCTCAGCTCGGGATAACGGATCTCACGGGTCTGGAATATGCCACGAACCTCAGCAAGTTATCGGTTGGCGGGAATCAGATTAGTGATCTCACACCTCTGGCGAACCTAACGAATCTAACAAGTCTGTATATCGGGGGCAATCCCATCAACGATATCAACCCCTTGGCACATCTAACGAACCTCAAACGATTGAAACTGCGTTGGACTCAGATTACTGACATTCGTATATTAGCCGATTTGGTAAATCTTACATACCTACGTCTTGAAGGCACTCCGATTACAGATACGTCCCCGCTTTGGAACCTTCCCAGCCTGAGTGATGTTGACATTGAGATACCGAGTCTCATCCCTGATGCCAATTTACGGGCGGCGGTGCGGACAGCATTAGGTATAGAGACGAACTTGCGCATCACAAGAGACGCAATGAAAAGCCTAACAACACTGAACGCCACTCAGCTCGGGATAACGGATCTCGCAGGTCTGGAATATGCCACAAATCTGACCCACCTATATATCACGAACAATCTTATCAGCGATATCAATCCTCTGGCATACTTAACGAACCTCAGAGCGTTATCGATTGGCGGGAACCAGATTAGTGATCTCACACCCTTGGCGAACTTAACGAATCTAACAGGTCTGTATATCGGAGGCAATCCCATCAGCGATATCAATCCCCTGGCACATCTAACGAACCTCAGGCGATTGGGAATGCGTTGGACTCAGATTACTGACATTCGTATATTAGCCGATTTGGTCAATCTTAAGTATCTACGTCTTGAAGGCACCCCGATTACAGATACGTCTCCGCTTGGGAATCTTCCCAGTTTGAGCGATGTTGATATTGAGATACCGAATCTCATCCCCGATGCCAATTTACGAGCGGCGGTGTATGCAGCATTAGGTATAGAGCCGAACTTGCGTATCACAATAAACGCAATGAGAAACTTAACAACACTGAACGCCACTCAGCTCGGGATAACGGATCTCACGGGTTTGGAATATGCCACGAACCTCAGATCGTTATCGGTCGGCGGGAATCAGATTAGCGACCTCACGCCTCTGGCGAACTTAATAGGGTTAACGAGTTTGTATATGGAAGACAATCTCATCAGTGATATCACTCCCCTTGCAAACTTGACAAATCTTAGGCAATTGGGAATGCTTCGGAATCAGGTTACCGATATTAACGTCTTGGCAGGTTTGGTCAATCTTGAGTATTTACGTCTTGCGGGGAATCCGATTACAAATCCGTGTCCGCTTGAAAATCTTCCCAACCTAACCGATGTTGATATTGAGATATCCAGTTTCATCGCCGATGCCAATTTACGAGCGGCGGTGCGGACGGCATTAGGTATAGAGGGAAGCACATGTATCACAAGAGAGGCGATGCAAGACTTAACAACCCTGAAAGCTGCTCGGCTCGGGATAACAGATCTCACGGGGCTGGAATATGCTACGAATCTGACCCACCTATATATCACGAACAATCTTATCAGTGATATCGCTCCCCTGGCATATCTAACGAACCTCAGAGTGTTATCGATTGGCGGGAATCAGATTAGCAATCTCACACCTTTGGCGAACTTAATAGGATTAACGGGTCTGTATATGGAAGACAATCTCATCAGTAATATCAATCCCTTGGCAAACTTGACAAATCTCAGGCGGCTGGTAATGCCTCGGAATCAGGTTACCGATATTAACGTCTTGGCAGGTTTGGTTAATCTTGAGTATTTACGTCTTGCGGGGAATCCAATTACAGATACGTCTCCGCTTAGAAGTCTCCCTGGGTTGACGGATGTCGATGTTTCTATCGCCTCCCCACCGCAACAGGAGAATCCACAGCCGCAAGGCGAATCAACTCACTTTGATATGGATCCGCCCCAAGATGATCGGCGACAAGACGATAGCGGCCAGTCCCAACAGCAACAATCGCCAACGATTCCGCAACCACAGTCAGGGCAACAGCAACAATCGTCAGATCCTGAACCACAGTCAGGACAACCACAACAACCGTCAACGGATCCGCAAACGCCAACGAATCAGCAACCACAACAACCGATAACGAATCCACAACCGCCAACGAATCAGCAACCACAACAACCGTCGACAGATCCGCAAACGCCAACGAATCAGCAACCACAACCGCCAGCGAATCAGCAACCACCAGCACTTCCACCATCAGAGCTCCGGCAACTGCCACCAGTGCTTGAACCCGAACCCGAACCTCCACAGGCACTACCGCAACAGCAACAACCGGAAAACGAAGAGGAGGAAGAGGACGACGAAGAAGAAGACGAAGAGGAAGAGGAAGAGGAGAGGGACTACCAAGCAGAATGCGAAGCACAAGGGGGACAGTGGTTCGATGGAGTCTGTGTCCGTCGTCCGACACCGCAGGAACTTTGCGAAGCACTCGGGGGAACATGGGATGAAGATAGCGAAACCTGTGACGGCGTGGAAGGCTGGGCCCCGTCCTATCCTAAAAACGTGTTCCTTTTGGATCGGATAACGCTTGAGCAGTTGGACCCGGCGACGTTAGAGGCACAACTTGACATCTGGTTCGCCGAAAGCGACGGGTCTGTCCTATACCTACGATCCATTGCGTTGCTTGAAAACGTTTTGGCTACGAGGCGTCCAGATAAGACGCACCTGCTTCCGAACTATCCCAACCCGTTTAACCCGGAAACTTGGATACCGTATCACTTGGCGAAACCCAGTGAGGTCCAGATCACTATCTATGATACGCGCGGCACCGTTGTACGCCACCTCAATCTTGGTCATCAGCAGGAGGGGTACTACACAAGTCGGAGCCGTGCGGCATATTGGGATGGATGCAACGATATTGGTGAAAAGGTGTCCAGCGGCATCTATTTCTACCAATTCCAAGCGGACAATGTTTCACTTCTCCGTAAAATGCTCATCTTGAAATAG
- a CDS encoding aldo/keto reductase, with translation MKHIKIPGVSKDISQLILGTMMFSPVKFDYSTEMLDAFFEAGGNALDTAHGYGGGDSEMLIGLWMRQRGNRDEVFLIDKGGHPQGRVPRPRLSPEELKSDLDESLIRLRTDAIDLYMLHRDDPVIPVSTIIDYLNDEIGAGRIRAAAASNWQPQRIIDANTYAAENGLQGFVSCSNNISLAVPMEPMWGGCVCVDDAAREWHKGSQFPLMPWSSQARGFFSGAFTPENRDNGDMVRVYYNDDNFERLARAEKLGEKYGYSAIQVSLSYCLNIPFPVFPIVGPATLAEMDSSVGAIGLELSDAEVEWLNLETDTNPL, from the coding sequence ATGAAACACATAAAGATTCCTGGCGTTAGCAAAGACATCTCACAGTTAATTCTGGGTACCATGATGTTTTCGCCCGTAAAATTCGACTATAGCACCGAAATGCTCGACGCATTTTTTGAAGCGGGTGGAAATGCCCTCGACACAGCACACGGTTATGGCGGTGGCGATAGCGAGATGCTCATCGGTCTCTGGATGCGGCAACGCGGCAACCGAGATGAGGTGTTTCTCATTGATAAGGGAGGGCATCCACAAGGCAGAGTGCCTCGCCCGCGTCTCTCCCCTGAAGAGTTAAAAAGCGATCTCGATGAAAGTCTCATCCGGCTCCGCACCGATGCCATTGACCTTTACATGCTCCATCGCGACGATCCTGTGATCCCTGTTAGCACGATTATTGATTATCTGAACGACGAGATTGGTGCAGGACGCATCCGAGCTGCCGCCGCTTCTAATTGGCAGCCGCAACGCATCATTGATGCTAACACCTACGCCGCCGAGAACGGGCTACAGGGATTTGTTTCTTGTAGTAATAACATTAGTCTTGCTGTGCCGATGGAACCGATGTGGGGGGGTTGCGTTTGCGTTGACGATGCCGCGCGTGAATGGCATAAAGGGAGTCAGTTTCCGCTGATGCCTTGGTCTTCACAGGCACGTGGTTTCTTTAGTGGTGCGTTCACACCGGAGAACCGAGACAATGGAGATATGGTACGCGTCTATTATAATGACGACAACTTTGAAAGGCTTGCCCGCGCAGAGAAACTGGGCGAGAAATACGGCTATTCTGCAATTCAGGTTTCCCTCTCATACTGCTTGAACATTCCATTCCCCGTTTTTCCGATTGTTGGACCGGCAACCTTAGCGGAGATGGATTCTTCTGTTGGTGCCATTGGGCTTGAACTCTCCGATGCCGAAGTGGAATGGCTCAACTTAGAAACGGATACGAACCCCCTATGA
- a CDS encoding ABC transporter substrate-binding protein: MKLPKRQRTSQDISFKVLFSNECCIVLIVLALLVGCGVPNNPYPKSERDKEIYYSTFDEEPKHFDPAVSYSSDEYRFIQQIYEPPLQYHYLKRPYELIPLTAEAVPQPRYFDADGQQLPLGAPAASVARAVYEIRIRQGIMYQQHPCFAKTESGEWLYRNLTSADVKGFKEVKDFSMTGTRELVAADYVYQIKRMADPSVACPILSTLKDYVLGMETYSAAVAAGQKDAPFPGVKVVDRYTYRVILKTKYPQFVYWLAMPFFSPMPKEAIDFYSQPVVEDRNITIDRFPVGTGAYRMETLLAHKEIVLVKNENFRVARYPSSGEPGDREAGLLDDAWEVIPFIPRVVYKLEKEYIPRWNKFLQGYYDSSGISSDTFDSAVSFNDTGDPAASESMKAKRIVLRTNVEPTTRYLAFNMLDDTVGGYTAEKQKLRQAISIALDYEEFIEIFINGRGVSSQSPVPPGIFGYEAGEVGINPYVYNWDTETQRPVRKSIEEARQLLAEAGYPGGQDSKGDPLVVSFDNAWNSAGATAYLTWMRNKLEQLGITMESRTTDYNRFRDKVKNGNFQIISWGWHADYPDAENFLFLLYGPNGRATHGGENTANYDNKEYNQLFEQMKNMENSPERLEIIRKMNHLLQQDAPWVFTYHPVAFGLSHQWVKNSKPSSLGGGTLKYLRIDASQRSENRLAWNKPVVWPLWVCVAVLILGTIPAAITIWKRERGTS; the protein is encoded by the coding sequence ATGAAATTACCGAAACGTCAGCGCACGTCGCAGGACATCAGTTTTAAGGTGTTGTTTTCAAACGAATGTTGCATAGTACTAATAGTGCTTGCACTTTTAGTCGGTTGTGGTGTGCCGAACAATCCATATCCGAAGTCTGAGCGGGATAAAGAGATTTACTATAGCACATTCGATGAAGAGCCAAAACACTTCGATCCGGCGGTCTCTTACAGTTCAGACGAATACAGGTTCATTCAACAGATTTATGAACCACCGTTGCAATATCATTACCTGAAGAGACCCTACGAATTGATTCCGTTGACAGCAGAGGCTGTGCCACAACCCCGTTATTTTGATGCCGATGGACAGCAGTTGCCGTTAGGTGCTCCTGCGGCATCGGTGGCGCGTGCGGTTTATGAAATCCGTATTCGACAGGGGATTATGTATCAGCAACATCCCTGTTTTGCGAAGACTGAAAGCGGCGAATGGCTTTACCGCAATTTAACAAGCGCGGATGTTAAAGGCTTTAAAGAGGTTAAAGATTTTTCGATGACAGGCACGCGTGAGCTCGTTGCCGCTGATTATGTCTACCAGATTAAACGCATGGCGGATCCAAGTGTCGCCTGCCCTATTCTCAGTACGTTGAAGGACTATGTCCTCGGTATGGAAACATATTCAGCCGCTGTTGCTGCAGGACAAAAAGACGCGCCATTTCCCGGTGTCAAGGTCGTGGATCGTTACACCTATCGGGTTATCCTCAAGACGAAGTATCCGCAGTTTGTCTATTGGTTGGCGATGCCGTTCTTTTCGCCGATGCCCAAAGAAGCAATTGATTTTTATAGTCAACCGGTTGTCGAAGATCGAAATATCACGATTGACAGGTTTCCTGTAGGAACGGGAGCCTATCGGATGGAAACTCTCCTCGCACATAAAGAAATTGTTCTCGTCAAAAATGAAAACTTTCGGGTAGCACGCTACCCATCAAGCGGGGAACCCGGCGATAGGGAAGCCGGACTTTTGGATGACGCATGGGAAGTCATTCCGTTTATTCCAAGAGTCGTCTACAAATTAGAGAAGGAATACATTCCGCGTTGGAATAAATTCTTGCAAGGCTACTACGATAGTTCTGGCATCTCTTCCGATACGTTTGACAGTGCGGTTTCTTTCAACGATACGGGTGATCCTGCTGCAAGTGAATCAATGAAAGCAAAGCGTATTGTGCTGCGCACCAACGTTGAACCGACGACGAGATACCTCGCTTTTAATATGTTGGACGATACCGTTGGTGGATACACTGCAGAGAAACAAAAACTTCGCCAAGCAATTTCCATTGCCCTCGATTATGAGGAATTTATTGAAATTTTTATCAACGGACGCGGTGTAAGTTCTCAGAGTCCTGTTCCACCCGGTATCTTCGGTTACGAAGCAGGGGAAGTTGGCATTAACCCTTATGTCTATAATTGGGATACCGAGACGCAGCGTCCGGTTCGGAAATCTATTGAAGAAGCACGGCAGCTTCTCGCAGAAGCCGGCTACCCGGGTGGGCAGGATAGTAAAGGGGATCCGCTCGTTGTCTCTTTTGATAACGCATGGAACTCCGCAGGTGCCACAGCATACTTAACATGGATGCGAAATAAATTAGAGCAACTCGGCATCACAATGGAGAGCCGCACCACCGATTACAACCGGTTTCGCGACAAAGTAAAAAACGGTAACTTCCAAATCATCTCTTGGGGATGGCACGCTGACTACCCTGATGCGGAGAATTTTCTATTTCTTCTCTATGGGCCGAACGGCAGAGCCACCCACGGTGGCGAAAACACCGCTAACTACGATAATAAAGAATACAACCAACTCTTTGAGCAGATGAAAAACATGGAGAACTCACCAGAACGGTTAGAAATCATTCGCAAGATGAACCATCTGCTTCAACAAGACGCACCGTGGGTCTTTACCTATCACCCTGTTGCTTTTGGGTTGTCGCATCAATGGGTGAAGAACAGCAAGCCGAGTTCTTTAGGCGGGGGGACGCTCAAGTATCTTCGCATTGATGCCAGTCAGCGATCAGAAAATCGTCTGGCATGGAATAAACCTGTTGTCTGGCCCCTGTGGGTATGCGTCGCGGTCCTCATTTTAGGCACGATTCCAGCTGCAATCACAATTTGGAAACGGGAACGAGGAACCTCTTAG
- a CDS encoding ABC transporter permease — translation MITYIVRRTLYAIPILIGVNLIVFFLFFIVNSPDQMARRILGEKNITQEDVDNWKKQNGYHLPLWFNAEASGTASFTETIFFEKSVKLFFFDFGTSDANNIDITSQISQRMWASLAIALPTFLVGVLVNITVSMIVAYYRATYVDFWGTIIAVILMSVSTLFYIIGGQWVFGKILRLFPISGYDSGVDMLKFVILPVVIGIIGGVGGGIRFYRTIFLEEVNRDYVRTARAKGLSEAVILFKHALKNAMIPILTNVVLVIPLLFMGSLVMEAFFAIPGLGSFTIEAIHAQDFAIVRSMVYLSSVLYIIGLLLTDISYTLVDPRVRLGAAAS, via the coding sequence ATGATCACTTATATTGTCCGACGAACCCTTTATGCGATACCAATTTTAATCGGCGTGAATCTTATTGTGTTTTTTCTGTTTTTTATTGTTAATTCACCCGATCAGATGGCGCGTCGGATTCTTGGTGAAAAGAATATTACACAGGAAGACGTTGACAATTGGAAAAAGCAAAACGGCTATCACCTCCCCCTTTGGTTCAATGCTGAAGCATCTGGAACCGCGTCTTTTACGGAGACTATCTTCTTCGAGAAATCGGTTAAACTTTTCTTCTTCGACTTCGGGACATCAGATGCCAATAACATTGATATTACATCACAAATTTCGCAACGAATGTGGGCAAGCCTCGCTATTGCCCTGCCGACCTTTCTGGTCGGTGTTCTGGTAAATATCACTGTTTCGATGATTGTTGCGTACTACCGAGCAACTTATGTCGATTTCTGGGGCACAATCATCGCGGTAATCCTTATGTCCGTCTCCACGCTCTTCTATATTATCGGTGGACAGTGGGTATTCGGGAAGATATTACGACTCTTTCCGATCTCTGGATACGATTCCGGTGTAGACATGCTGAAGTTTGTTATTCTGCCGGTGGTTATTGGCATTATTGGCGGGGTCGGTGGGGGTATCCGTTTTTACCGGACGATATTCCTTGAAGAGGTCAATCGGGACTATGTGCGCACAGCGCGCGCAAAAGGATTGAGTGAAGCGGTGATTCTCTTTAAACATGCCCTGAAAAATGCGATGATTCCGATTCTGACGAATGTGGTTTTGGTGATCCCCTTGCTTTTTATGGGAAGTTTGGTGATGGAGGCATTTTTCGCGATTCCAGGACTCGGAAGTTTTACGATAGAAGCCATCCATGCCCAAGACTTCGCGATTGTGCGAAGCATGGTCTATCTCAGTTCTGTGCTGTATATTATCGGTTTGTTACTGACGGACATCAGTTACACGCTGGTGGACCCGCGCGTTCGGCTTGGTGCCGCTGCCTCGTAA
- a CDS encoding cupin domain-containing protein has product MEKEIRKDIKGINRFIFEAGADREQLHLHISEVGPGQRAHPPHTHDGQEIFYVFSGEGEVLFGEQTHRVSDNEAVHVDCQVLHGIRNVGEIPLRYAVIIAK; this is encoded by the coding sequence ATGGAAAAGGAAATTAGAAAGGATATTAAAGGCATTAACCGCTTTATCTTTGAAGCAGGGGCAGACCGAGAACAACTCCATCTTCACATCTCAGAAGTTGGACCTGGGCAACGCGCGCATCCACCGCATACACACGACGGACAAGAAATTTTCTATGTATTTTCTGGCGAAGGTGAAGTGCTATTTGGAGAGCAGACGCACCGTGTGAGCGACAACGAAGCCGTCCATGTCGATTGTCAAGTTTTACACGGTATACGCAACGTCGGTGAGATCCCGCTCCGCTACGCTGTGATTATTGCAAAATGA
- a CDS encoding MIP family channel protein: MNTKNLVAEFIGTFALIFIGAGALAITQANLVGVALAHGLVIVTFAYAYGHISGTHINPAVTLGLLVAGEIEFVAAIGYWIAQFLGGILGAVVLNAVLPNPGDLGVTILTTEANGGAFTVTATQGLIVEIVLTFFLVNTIFNTAVSGKAGNFAGLAIGLTLVLCILMGGPLTRASLNPARTLGPAIVSGNYADIWLYFVGPLVGGVLAALLYIGVLKDKGEA, translated from the coding sequence ATGAATACGAAGAACTTAGTTGCCGAATTTATCGGTACTTTCGCGCTGATTTTTATAGGTGCTGGCGCGCTGGCGATTACTCAAGCGAATTTGGTGGGCGTTGCGCTTGCCCACGGTTTGGTGATTGTAACATTTGCTTATGCTTATGGACACATCTCCGGCACACATATCAATCCGGCTGTGACGCTTGGCTTGTTGGTAGCAGGTGAGATCGAATTCGTGGCAGCGATCGGCTACTGGATTGCGCAATTTCTTGGTGGAATCCTGGGGGCAGTTGTGCTTAACGCCGTGCTACCGAATCCCGGCGATCTGGGTGTAACAATTCTAACCACCGAGGCGAATGGTGGGGCTTTTACGGTTACTGCAACGCAAGGACTCATCGTCGAAATCGTACTCACTTTCTTCCTCGTCAATACCATTTTCAATACTGCTGTGAGTGGGAAAGCGGGGAATTTCGCAGGATTGGCTATTGGACTAACGTTGGTTCTTTGCATCCTGATGGGTGGTCCATTGACACGGGCTTCGCTCAATCCCGCGCGGACGCTGGGACCTGCCATCGTCAGCGGTAACTATGCGGACATCTGGCTCTACTTTGTGGGGCCCCTCGTAGGCGGAGTTCTCGCCGCACTTCTCTATATCGGTGTTTTGAAAGACAAGGGAGAGGCGTAG
- a CDS encoding Hsp20/alpha crystallin family protein, which translates to MTYLTLRKPTRNPFGFYSPFFAPIRVKTDTSAYNWAPSVDVSETEDNFEVRAELPGVAKDDLHVSVKDNLLTLSGEKRQEKVDDTQSYRRVERRYGNFQRKFALPPEVETDDIKAEFSDGVLTLSIPKAEAAKPTEVPITTVS; encoded by the coding sequence ATGACTTATTTGACCTTACGCAAACCGACAAGAAATCCGTTTGGGTTTTACAGCCCTTTCTTCGCACCGATACGTGTCAAAACCGATACAAGCGCATATAATTGGGCACCCTCGGTTGATGTTTCAGAAACGGAAGACAACTTTGAAGTTCGCGCTGAGCTTCCCGGAGTCGCAAAGGACGATCTCCATGTTTCCGTCAAAGATAACCTCTTGACCCTCAGCGGCGAAAAGCGACAGGAAAAGGTGGACGACACCCAAAGCTATCGCCGAGTCGAGCGACGTTATGGGAACTTCCAACGGAAATTCGCACTCCCACCGGAAGTGGAAACGGACGACATCAAAGCCGAATTCAGCGATGGTGTGTTGACACTCTCCATCCCGAAAGCGGAAGCTGCGAAACCGACCGAAGTCCCTATCACAACTGTATCCTAA
- a CDS encoding Hsp20/alpha crystallin family protein — protein MTYLTTRRPMRNLFSLHNEMGRVFGDLLGSSENETDNTAWMPTADICETENGFEIRAELPGVSEDDINISVTDNLLTIKGEKRQEEESEGKSYHRVERRYGSFQRSFTLPRHVETDGIKAGFTDGVLTLEIPKVEVTKPTEIPIATNS, from the coding sequence ATGACTTACTTAACGACACGCAGACCGATGAGAAACCTGTTCAGCCTCCACAACGAAATGGGGCGAGTCTTCGGTGACCTCTTGGGTTCAAGCGAAAATGAAACAGATAATACCGCTTGGATGCCCACAGCTGATATTTGTGAAACAGAAAATGGGTTTGAAATTCGCGCGGAACTCCCCGGAGTTTCTGAAGACGACATCAATATTTCCGTAACCGATAATCTCCTCACTATCAAAGGCGAAAAACGTCAAGAGGAAGAGAGCGAAGGGAAAAGTTACCATCGTGTTGAAAGGCGATACGGCAGCTTCCAGCGGAGTTTCACGCTACCGAGACACGTCGAGACCGACGGTATCAAAGCCGGGTTTACGGATGGTGTTTTGACACTTGAAATCCCGAAGGTGGAAGTCACAAAGCCAACTGAGATCCCGATCGCGACAAACTCGTAA
- the udk gene encoding uridine kinase, with the protein MQKSEHATPITVGIMGGSASGKTTFASALAEQLSEFSPVVLNQDSYFRDWSEYSEAERERVITANHPDAVLWDALITDIKKLRERNVIETPTPGTRAAQRNDEKASVQPSEVVIVEGHLIFWSEDLRDLMDIKLFLDVDAHERVLRRMLRDVAQRGGDLEWAINWYRRDVLPNFPVYTEPCKQYADLIIPFQDENPVALYTLVAGIRDQIESRKIGHLSS; encoded by the coding sequence ATGCAGAAATCAGAACACGCTACACCTATCACTGTTGGGATCATGGGCGGTTCCGCCTCTGGGAAAACAACGTTTGCGAGTGCTTTAGCGGAACAACTCTCGGAATTCTCGCCTGTCGTGCTAAACCAAGACTCGTATTTTCGCGATTGGTCGGAATACTCAGAAGCAGAACGGGAACGCGTCATCACCGCGAATCACCCAGATGCCGTCCTGTGGGATGCCCTTATTACAGACATCAAAAAACTCCGAGAGCGCAATGTTATCGAGACACCGACACCGGGTACCCGCGCTGCGCAACGCAACGACGAGAAAGCGAGTGTGCAACCGAGCGAGGTCGTGATTGTGGAGGGGCATCTCATTTTTTGGAGTGAAGACCTACGCGATTTGATGGACATCAAACTATTCCTTGATGTAGATGCGCATGAGCGTGTCCTCCGACGGATGCTCCGTGATGTTGCACAACGCGGCGGTGATCTGGAGTGGGCTATTAACTGGTACCGCCGCGATGTCCTCCCTAATTTTCCTGTCTATACTGAACCCTGCAAGCAGTATGCGGATCTGATTATCCCGTTCCAAGACGAAAATCCGGTTGCGTTGTATACACTTGTCGCCGGAATCCGTGATCAAATTGAATCAAGGAAAATCGGTCATCTTAGCAGCTAA